TAAAAAATGAAGTAGACGACGAACCAATCTTGTTTATTGGTGAAAGCGCGCCTGCTTTTCAAGAGAGCATTGCTAAAACGCTGTCTACTGATGTGTTATTTAGCTCGCAAAATGAAAATATTCCTCATGCAGGGACACTTGCAATGGAAGCGATCCATGAGGTGCCATCGGAGATTCACACATTTACACCTGAGTATCTTAAGTTGGCAGAAGCGGAAGAAAAATGGCAGCAACGAACTCAGTAGGAGGGAAGCGGCATATGCAGGAGCCGGTCATTTTTCGCGAAATGCAATTACAAGATATCGATCAGGTGTTACATGTAGAAAAGCATGCGTTTGCTACGCCTTGGCGTCGGCAGGCGTTTTTACAGGAATTAACGCAAAACCCTTATGCCACTTATATCGTTGCGGAAACGGCGGAAAAGATCGTTGGGTATTGCGGAATGTGGGTCATTATCGATGAGGCGCACATAACGAATATCGCCCTTTTGCCAGCACAGCGCGGAAAAAAGCTTGGCGAGGCGTTGTTAAAGCATGCGATACAGCTCATTCAGGAGAAAGGTGGACGCACGGTGTCATTGGAAGTACGTGTCTCTAATAAAATTGCACAAAACCTATATAAAAAGTTAGGGTTTCAGTATGGTGGCGTGCGTAAAGGCTATTATACAGATAATCATGAAGATGCAGTTGTGATGTGGGTGAATATATGATGAAAAACACAATCATTTTAGCGATCGAAACGAGCTGTGATGAAACAGCGGCTGCCGTGATAAAAATGGTACGACCATTCTCTCTAACGTAGTCGCATCACAAATGGACATTCATCGCCGTTTTGGCGGTGTTGTTCCAGAAGTCGCTTCTAGGCACCATGTCGAACAAATGACACTCGTTATTGAAGGTGCTTTAGATGAGGCTCAAGTGAAGCCCAGTGAGCTCTCAGCCGTGGCTGTCACAGAAGGACCAGGCTTGGTAGGCGCATTGCTCGTCGGGCTACAAGCTGCAAAAACTTTTGCGTTTTGTCATGACTTGCCTCTCATTAATGTTCATCATATTGCTGGTCATATTTATGCCGCTCAGCTCGTAGAAACGCTTCAATTTCCACTGGTCGCGCTCGTTGTTTCAGGAGGGCACACTGAACTTGTGTATATGAAGGAGCACGGTAAATTTGCCGTGTTAGGAAAGACAAGAGACGATGCTGCGGGTGAAGCCTTTGATAAAGTCGCGCGGACATTAGGTCTCCCTTACCCAGGGGGTCCAGAAATTGATCGGCTTGCACAACAGGGAGAGCCGTCTATTGCGATGCCTCGTGCATGGTTAGAAGAGGGCTCACTCGATTTTAGCTTTAGTGGATTAAAGTCAGCCGTGTTAAATACTTGGCACAATGCAAAGCAGCGTGGAGAAGAGCTCGGGGTAGCCGATATGGCTGCCAGCTTTCAAGAGAGCGTCGTTGACGTCCTCGTCACAAAAACAAAAGCAGCCGTGGAATCAACAGGAGCAAAACAGCTCATCGTTGCCGGCGGTGTTGCGGCCAACCGAGGCTTGCGAAACGGCATTCAGGAAGCATTTGCCGATGCAAACCTTTCCGTAATCGTTCCGCCACTCTCTCTTTGCACAGATAATGCGGCGATGATTGGAGCAGCAGCCCATATTGCGTATCAGTATGATGCTTTTGCCGGCTTGCATATCAATGCACAGCCAGGGTGTTCGTTAGAGAATTGGCTGAAAACTGAATAATGGTGATGGAATTAAAAAGACAGCGTCCACTTATGCACAATCGACGTTGTCTTTTTTATATTTCAGAAGAACAATGATAAGTCAAGAGAACATGTATACTCACATTATCCACAAAATGATCCACAGTCGTGGACGATCTGCGTATAAAATGGTTAAACACCGATATAACAATGTTCTTTTCCATCCACATCTGTGGATAAAATTATTTAAATCTGTGGATAATGTGGTTAACTCTGTGAATAACAGATATTACAGGCACTTATTCTGTGGATAGAAAAAAGAGCCGCTAAATGCAGCTCTTGACAATTATTATTTTTGTGATTCATACGTTTCCCATTCTATGAGTAGATCTTCCAGTCTTTGATTGGCCTCATCCAATTCAACTTGAACGGCTTTCGCCTTTTCGTGATCTTCATATACTTCTGGTTCTAGCAAGCGTTGCTCAAGCTGATTAATCGTGTCCTCTGCTGTTTCTAGCTGTGTTTCGAGTTCGACTAGCTGTCGTTCTAGCTGTCGTTTTTTTCTTTTGTCTTCTTTTTGTTGTTCAAAGCTGAGCTTACGTTCTGTCGGAGGCTCGTTATTTTGTTGGACAGAGAGGGTCTCTTTTTCTGCTAATGCTTTCCGTTCTCTTTCCTCTTCAAGCTTATCCACATATTCATCATAATGACCAAGATAAGGTGTCACGCCTGTCGGCTTTAAATCAAACACTCGATCAGCAAGCCGGTTCATAAAATAACGGTCATGAGAAATAAATAGAATGGTCCCTGGAAAATCAATCAGTGCGGATTCCAATACTTCTTTAGCATCGAGATCTAGATGGTTCGTCGGTTCGTCCAGCAATAAGACATTGGCTTTTTGGAGCATTAAAATGGAAAGCGCCAGCCGTGCTTTTTCTCCACCACTTAAGTCATTTACGATTTTAAGGCAATCGTCTCCAGAGAATAAAAAATTGCCTAAGATGGTCCGAATATCTTTTTCTTGATAAGCAGGGTATCGATCCCACAGTTCTTGAAGTACCGTTTTATTCGAATTTAAATGCGATTGCTCTTGATCATAGTAACCAATCTTAACGCTACTCCCCCAACGGTAACTCCCTTCTTTAGGAGCTAACTTTCCACAAAGCAATTTAAATAAAGACGTTTTCCCGACACCGTTGGGCCCGACGAGTGCCACACGATCACCGCGGTGTATGGAGAAGGATGCGTTTTGAAAAAGGGGCTTCATTTGGTTTTCGTACTGAAGTGTGATCTTGTCAGCGATTAACACGTCATGCCCACTCAGTTTTGTCGTTTCAAACGAAAAGGAGACGGATTTATCATCTCCTGCAGGCCGCTCCATCCAGTCAGTTTTCTCAAGCTGTTTTCGCCTGCTTTGTGCTCGTTTAGTTGTTGACGCCCGGGCAAGGTTTCGTTGAACAAAATCTTCCATCCGTTGTTTTTCTTTCTGTTGTTTTTCAAACTCTTTGACATCGCGTTCAAATTGGTCGTATTTCGCCTGCTGATAAGCACTGTAGTTTCCAATATATTTTGTCGAACGATGACGAGCGATCTCGTATACTTCGGTCACGATTTTATCGAGAAAATAACGGTCATGTGAAACGAGCAGCAAGGCGCCTGGGTAGTTTTGTAAGTATCCTTCAAGCCATGTAAGTGTATCAATGTCTAAATGGTTCGTCGGTTCATCGAGAATCAGCAGATCAGGCTTTTTCAGCAACAGCTTTCCGAGGGCCAGCCGTGTCTTCTGACCACCACTTAAGGCAGATACCTTTGTTGTGTAATAATCAAATTGCTGAAATTGTAAACCATTTAAAATGCCACGTATGTCTGCTTCGAGCTGATAACCGTTTTGTTGTTCAAAGGAAGCGCGTAAAGCATCGTATTCCTTCATCACTTTCGTGTAAAGGGTCTCATTTTCAAGGACCTCAGCGCTCCCCATTTGCTTCTCCAAAGCCCTAATTCTTCTTTCCATTCCGAGCAAATCCTGAAATTCTTCAAGCATCTCATCCCAAATCGTATTTTCTGAGGAAACGGTCGCTTGCTGGGGAAGGTAGCCGATTTGGACAGAATTTGGTTGAATAATTGCACCGGAATCGTAGGAAAGCTCCCCTGCGATTATTTTTAAAAGTGTTGATTTACCGGCTCCGTTGCGGCCAACGACGGCAATCCGATCCTGTGATTTAATTTCCATTTTTATATTAGAAAGTATGGTTGTAGCACCAAATGCTTTTTCCAAGTCATTGATTTGTAAAATAATCATGTCTTTTGCACCTCAATTCATGTCCAAGTGTAGCGTAACCCCTCATGTTAGAGCAACATTTTCGCAAACGATACGCTGTGAATAAATTGCGAAACACGAAGGATATGGTATGATGGAGGGAGGTTGTTTTCTTTCTGCAGGTTCAATGAGGAGTGCACGTAAGGTGCCAGATCTCGCTAAAGGACAAGAGCAACTTTTTGGCAGAAATTAAAAATATCGCTTTGGTGATATATACCGTTTTCAGTTATAATGAAGAGTAATGCATAGGAGGTGGTTCGGTGGAGTCTGAACAAAAAATTCCTCATGCGACAGCTAAGCGCTTACCATTATATTATCGTTTTTTACAGAACCTGTATTCTTCAGGAAAGTTAAGGGTGTCATCCGCTGAGCTAAGTGAAGCAGTTAAAGTTGACTCGGCAACCATTCGGCGTGACTTTTCCTATTTCGGGGCGTTAGGTAAAAAAGGATATGGGTATAATGTAGAGTACTTGCTGCGCTTTTTTAGAGAGACTTTAGACCAAGGTGAAGTCACTAGAGTGAGTTTAATTGGTGTTGGTAATTTAGGAACCGCCTTTTTAAACTACAACTTCATCAAAAATAACAATACAAAGATTGAAATGGCCTTTGATAGCAATACAGAAAAAATAGGCACAGAAATTAGCGGAGTTCCTGTGTATCATATTGACGAATTATCTCGTATGAGGGAAAATGATGTGAGCGTTGCGATTTTGACTGTGCCAGCCACGGTAGCTCAGACGGTCACAGACCGTTTAATTGAAGAAGCTGGTATTCGCGGAATATTAAATTTTACCCCTGCTCGTCTGAACACACCGCCACATATTCGAGTGCATCACATTGACCTGTCGGTAGAGCTTCAGGCGCTTGTATATTTTCTTAAAACGTACCCAATGGAGGGAGGAGATTCCTAATGGGATTAGGCGGAACAAGTATCGCAATCATTGCGGTCGTGGCATTATTGATTTTTGGACCTAAAAAACTTCCAGAGCTTGGAAAAGCAGCTGGAAATACGCTTCGTGAGTTCAAGCATGCGACCCGTGGTTTGGCAAACGATGAAGATGATGACAAGAGCAAGGACAAGCCACAGCAAGCTGAGAATAAATCAGAGGATCAACGTGTTAATTAAGGTGGCATCCTATGGAAGATAATCGGACGATTCATTTGACAGAACATATGAACGAATTACGGAAGCGAGTCATTATTGTTGCCGTTGCATTCGTTGGCTTTCTGATCGCGGGTCTCTTTTTTGCTGATCCGCTTTTTGTTTATTTGAGTGAAAACGCATATCAAGAAGAACTGAAGGGCTTTCGGATACAGGACCCATTCAAGGTTTACATGCAACTGGCATTTATTATTAGCTTAATCTGTACATTTCCAATTATTTTATATCAAGTTTGGCGCTTTATAAGTCCGGGGCTTTATTTGCACGAGCGCAGAGCAACATTAAGCTACATTCCGATGATGATCGTCTTGTTTTTAATCGGTATCGCTTTTTCATACTATATCCTTTTTCCCTTTGTGCTTAACTTTATGTGGAACTTGTCGGAGAGAATGGAAATTGAGCCGCTGATCGGTGTGCAAGAGTATTTTACGTTTCTCTTTCATCTGACACTTCCTTTTGGAATCTTGTTTGAACTGCCGCTTGTCGTCCTTTTCTTGACGCGGCTCGGGTTAATTACACCGGCATTTTTAAGAAGCATTCGAAAATATTCTTATTTTGTGCTTCTCGTCATTGCCGGGTTAATTACGCCACCTGATTTAATTTCTCATATGATGGTGACACTGCCTTTGCTCCTTCTATATGAGCTATCGATCTTCATTTCCGTTTATGCGCAGCGGAAAGCCGATAAAAAAAGAGAAGAAGAACAAACAGCGCAATGATTTATTAAAAATAAAGTTTGCTGATCGTGTGCAGACAAGGTCACAAATGATCTTACCTCTTAAACGAGGACTGAGCGTAGATGTCTCTTTCACTACAAAGAGACCTGCGCTTTTTTTCGTGTTTTATAGTCGAAGGTTATTTGAAATGACGCTGTCGTGGTATGATAAAAAACGGAATGAATTTATTTGAAGGAGCGGAAAATCTCGTGAGTAAATATGCCGTGATCGATATTGGTTCAAACACGGTCCGGCTTGTCACTTATTTAGCCAAGCCGTCCGGACGCTATCAAGAACTTCACAACGTTAAGATTGTTGCTCGTCTCCGAGACGATTTAACCGACGACTTTGAACTGACAGAGGCAGGTATACAGAAGCTTCGTCGTATCGTTAGCCATTTTAAAACGATTCTCGATGATCATCAAATGAGTGACCCCATTTGTGTAGGGACAGCAGCCATTCGTCAGGCGACCAATCGTGAGGAAATTCGTCGAGCTGTAGAGACAGAAACAGGCTTTACGATGCGGATCTTGTCTGAAGAAGAAGAAGCGTACTACGGGTATTTAGCTGTGCATCATTCAACACAAGTTTCCGAAGCTGTCACAATTGACATCGGAGGTGGATCGACGGAACTCACCTATTTTTCCGATAAAAAACTACGCCATAGCATTAGCTTGCCATTTGGCGCTTTATCTTTAAAGCGTCAATTTCCAGAGGAAGGAAAGTCTACGTTAAAATCACTAAATGCTTATTTAGAAGATGCGTTTCAATCGGTTCCGTGGCTGCCAAAAGGCTTGCCTGTGATTGCCATTGGCGGAAGCGCACGAAACCTGGCTCAAATCCATCAAGCCAATGAAAATTATTCACTTGGTGGGATGCATCAGTTTGAAATCGCGCCGTATACCATTTCGGAAATATTGATTGAGCTCGCAAAAATGGATGTAGACGAGCGGAGAAACCTTGATGGGCTGTCCTCTGATCGGGCGGATATTATCGTTCCGGCCATCGCTAGCTTCGCTAAGCTCTGTAGTGTCGTCGATGCGCCTGCTTGGATTGTGAGCCGTAAAGGGTTACGTGAAGGCCTTTTGTATGAAGCCATTCATG
This Litoribacterium kuwaitense DNA region includes the following protein-coding sequences:
- the rimI gene encoding ribosomal protein S18-alanine N-acetyltransferase, producing MQEPVIFREMQLQDIDQVLHVEKHAFATPWRRQAFLQELTQNPYATYIVAETAEKIVGYCGMWVIIDEAHITNIALLPAQRGKKLGEALLKHAIQLIQEKGGRTVSLEVRVSNKIAQNLYKKLGFQYGGVRKGYYTDNHEDAVVMWVNI
- a CDS encoding ABC-F family ATP-binding cassette domain-containing protein, whose product is MIILQINDLEKAFGATTILSNIKMEIKSQDRIAVVGRNGAGKSTLLKIIAGELSYDSGAIIQPNSVQIGYLPQQATVSSENTIWDEMLEEFQDLLGMERRIRALEKQMGSAEVLENETLYTKVMKEYDALRASFEQQNGYQLEADIRGILNGLQFQQFDYYTTKVSALSGGQKTRLALGKLLLKKPDLLILDEPTNHLDIDTLTWLEGYLQNYPGALLLVSHDRYFLDKIVTEVYEIARHRSTKYIGNYSAYQQAKYDQFERDVKEFEKQQKEKQRMEDFVQRNLARASTTKRAQSRRKQLEKTDWMERPAGDDKSVSFSFETTKLSGHDVLIADKITLQYENQMKPLFQNASFSIHRGDRVALVGPNGVGKTSLFKLLCGKLAPKEGSYRWGSSVKIGYYDQEQSHLNSNKTVLQELWDRYPAYQEKDIRTILGNFLFSGDDCLKIVNDLSGGEKARLALSILMLQKANVLLLDEPTNHLDLDAKEVLESALIDFPGTILFISHDRYFMNRLADRVFDLKPTGVTPYLGHYDEYVDKLEEERERKALAEKETLSVQQNNEPPTERKLSFEQQKEDKRKKRQLERQLVELETQLETAEDTINQLEQRLLEPEVYEDHEKAKAVQVELDEANQRLEDLLIEWETYESQK
- a CDS encoding redox-sensing transcriptional repressor Rex, which gives rise to MESEQKIPHATAKRLPLYYRFLQNLYSSGKLRVSSAELSEAVKVDSATIRRDFSYFGALGKKGYGYNVEYLLRFFRETLDQGEVTRVSLIGVGNLGTAFLNYNFIKNNNTKIEMAFDSNTEKIGTEISGVPVYHIDELSRMRENDVSVAILTVPATVAQTVTDRLIEEAGIRGILNFTPARLNTPPHIRVHHIDLSVELQALVYFLKTYPMEGGDS
- a CDS encoding twin-arginine translocase TatA/TatE family subunit, with translation MGLGGTSIAIIAVVALLIFGPKKLPELGKAAGNTLREFKHATRGLANDEDDDKSKDKPQQAENKSEDQRVN
- the tatC gene encoding twin-arginine translocase subunit TatC, with protein sequence MEDNRTIHLTEHMNELRKRVIIVAVAFVGFLIAGLFFADPLFVYLSENAYQEELKGFRIQDPFKVYMQLAFIISLICTFPIILYQVWRFISPGLYLHERRATLSYIPMMIVLFLIGIAFSYYILFPFVLNFMWNLSERMEIEPLIGVQEYFTFLFHLTLPFGILFELPLVVLFLTRLGLITPAFLRSIRKYSYFVLLVIAGLITPPDLISHMMVTLPLLLLYELSIFISVYAQRKADKKREEEQTAQ
- a CDS encoding Ppx/GppA family phosphatase — protein: MSKYAVIDIGSNTVRLVTYLAKPSGRYQELHNVKIVARLRDDLTDDFELTEAGIQKLRRIVSHFKTILDDHQMSDPICVGTAAIRQATNREEIRRAVETETGFTMRILSEEEEAYYGYLAVHHSTQVSEAVTIDIGGGSTELTYFSDKKLRHSISLPFGALSLKRQFPEEGKSTLKSLNAYLEDAFQSVPWLPKGLPVIAIGGSARNLAQIHQANENYSLGGMHQFEIAPYTISEILIELAKMDVDERRNLDGLSSDRADIIVPAIASFAKLCSVVDAPAWIVSRKGLREGLLYEAIHGVGVRTESVLEESLQELEADFGVNVDETKEIVRLAKELARLFESSGEFTLTEEEWKLLERAGRLFLLGQYIDPDSPSQHTFYVLANRTIDGLFHEERVKLALVASFHSKSRLEDWSEPFKDWFDKNERKALSYIGSLLKFAKALNLTNRHIVDRIEINNADKDHISLSFYCNQPSLSEEYQANKHVKHVEKMLKKQLDLSFYD